The Pantoea vagans genome includes a window with the following:
- the yihX gene encoding glucose-1-phosphatase, with the protein MLYIFDLGNVIVDIDFNRVLGVWSDLGRVPLATLQSRFRMDEAFEKHERGEISDPEFAARICDQLDIALSYPQFTAGWQAVFVGVRPETLAIMNRLRANGERVVILSNTNQLHFEFWPTQYPEVQQAADHVYMSQDMGMRKPEARIYQTVLEHEGYTADQAVFFDDNQANIDAARALGIESVLVEDDKTVPAWFASRL; encoded by the coding sequence ATGCTGTACATTTTTGATTTAGGCAATGTGATTGTTGATATCGATTTTAACCGTGTGCTCGGCGTCTGGAGTGACCTGGGACGTGTGCCGCTGGCGACGCTGCAAAGTCGCTTCCGTATGGATGAAGCGTTTGAAAAACACGAACGGGGTGAAATCAGCGATCCTGAATTTGCGGCACGCATCTGTGACCAACTGGACATTGCACTGAGCTATCCGCAATTCACTGCAGGCTGGCAGGCAGTGTTTGTCGGTGTTCGCCCGGAAACGCTGGCGATCATGAACAGACTGCGCGCCAACGGCGAGCGCGTGGTGATCCTATCGAATACCAATCAGCTGCACTTTGAATTCTGGCCAACGCAATATCCGGAAGTGCAACAGGCTGCCGACCACGTCTATATGTCGCAGGACATGGGGATGCGTAAACCTGAGGCACGTATCTATCAAACTGTGCTGGAACATGAAGGTTACACGGCCGACCAGGCGGTGTTCTTCGATGATAACCAGGCAAATATTGATGCCGCGCGTGCGCTGGGTATTGAGAGCGTGCTGGTGGAAGATGACAAAACCGTACCAGCCTGGTTTGCGAGCCGTCTCTGA
- a CDS encoding virulence factor BrkB family protein, which produces MTRNHLRHSAHAFFLWVKLLWRRVDEDNMTTQAGNLAYVSLLALVPLIAVVFALFAAFPMFRDISVQLKHFVFSNFMPAAGDVIQRYLDQFVANVNKMTAVGTVGLIVTALLLMHSVDSALNTIWRSDKQRPLVYSFAVYWMILTLGPLLAGASLAISSYLLSLRWIDVTGVNSLIDQILRVFPLLLAILAFWLLYSIVPTRRVPARDALIGAIVAGLLFELGKKGFALYVTMFPSYQLIYGVLAVIPILFLWVYWTWCIVLLGAEITVTLDDYRQLKKQEREKEREDT; this is translated from the coding sequence GTGACGCGTAACCATCTGCGCCATTCGGCGCACGCGTTTTTTCTCTGGGTCAAACTGCTGTGGCGACGCGTAGATGAAGACAACATGACGACGCAGGCCGGAAATCTGGCCTACGTCTCATTACTGGCTTTAGTGCCGCTTATCGCCGTGGTGTTTGCCCTGTTTGCCGCCTTTCCGATGTTCAGAGACATCAGCGTCCAACTTAAACACTTCGTTTTCAGCAATTTCATGCCGGCAGCGGGTGACGTCATCCAGCGTTATCTCGATCAGTTTGTCGCGAATGTGAATAAGATGACGGCAGTGGGTACCGTGGGGTTGATCGTCACTGCCCTGCTGCTGATGCACTCCGTAGACAGCGCACTCAATACCATTTGGCGCAGTGATAAACAGCGCCCATTGGTCTATTCCTTTGCGGTGTACTGGATGATCCTGACGCTAGGCCCGTTACTGGCAGGGGCGAGTCTGGCCATCAGCTCTTATTTGTTGTCCCTGCGCTGGATTGATGTGACCGGCGTGAACAGCCTGATTGATCAGATCTTGCGTGTGTTTCCTTTATTGCTGGCCATCCTCGCTTTTTGGCTGTTGTACAGCATTGTCCCCACCCGGCGCGTGCCTGCCCGTGATGCATTGATCGGGGCGATTGTTGCGGGGCTGCTGTTTGAGTTGGGTAAAAAAGGCTTTGCGCTCTATGTTACGATGTTCCCTTCGTATCAATTAATTTACGGCGTACTGGCCGTCATCCCAATACTCTTTCTGTGGGTTTACTGGACCTGGTGTATTGTGTTGTTAGGTGCGGAAATAACCGTCACATTGGACGACTATCGCCAGCTGAAAAAGCAGGAACGCGAAAAAGAACGAGAGGATACATGA
- the dtd gene encoding D-aminoacyl-tRNA deacylase yields MIALIQRVTRASVSVEGATVGEIGAGLLVLLGVEKGDDEQKAQRLSERVLGYRIFGDENDKMNLNVQQAGGSVLVVSQFTLAADTNKGMRPSFSGGAEPAEAERLYHYFSDCCREQGVTTANGRFAANMQVSLVNDGPVTFWLQV; encoded by the coding sequence ATGATTGCTTTGATTCAGCGCGTCACTCGCGCGAGCGTCAGCGTCGAGGGCGCGACGGTGGGCGAAATTGGTGCGGGTTTGCTGGTGTTATTAGGTGTTGAGAAGGGCGACGACGAACAAAAGGCACAGCGTTTATCTGAGCGTGTGCTGGGTTATCGCATCTTTGGTGATGAGAACGACAAAATGAACCTTAACGTACAGCAGGCCGGTGGCAGCGTGCTGGTGGTTTCCCAATTCACCCTTGCCGCCGATACCAACAAAGGCATGCGCCCCTCTTTTTCAGGTGGCGCTGAACCGGCGGAAGCCGAGCGCCTCTATCACTATTTCAGCGACTGTTGCCGGGAACAGGGTGTGACCACGGCGAACGGTCGTTTTGCTGCCAACATGCAGGTTTCACTGGTTAACGATGGTCCAGTCACCTTCTGGTTGCAGGTGTGA
- the fabY gene encoding fatty acid biosynthesis protein FabY, giving the protein MYHLRVPQTAEELDVYYQFRWEMLRKPLRQPQGSERDAWDALAHHQMVVDEQGNPVAVGRLYINAENEAAIRFLAVHPSVQGKGLGTLVAMTLESVARQEGAKRVTCSAREDAVEFFAKLGFVNQGEITAPQTTPVRHFLMIKPVVTLDDILHRADWCGQLQQAWYEHIPLSEKMGVRILQYTGQKFVTTMPETGNQNPHHTLFAGSLFSLATLTGWGLIWLLLRERHLGGTIILADAHIRYSKPISGRPGAIADLGSLSGDLDRLARGRKARVQMEVELFGDDELGAVFEGVYIVLPADADGALEEGGSGARIN; this is encoded by the coding sequence ATGTATCATCTTCGTGTGCCGCAAACAGCGGAAGAGCTGGATGTTTATTATCAGTTCCGCTGGGAAATGTTACGTAAACCGCTGCGTCAGCCGCAGGGCTCCGAACGTGATGCCTGGGATGCGCTGGCCCACCATCAAATGGTGGTGGACGAACAGGGCAACCCGGTTGCCGTCGGGCGTCTTTATATCAACGCCGAAAACGAAGCGGCGATCCGCTTTTTAGCCGTGCATCCTTCGGTGCAAGGGAAAGGTTTAGGCACGCTGGTGGCGATGACGCTGGAATCCGTTGCGCGTCAGGAAGGGGCGAAACGCGTCACCTGTAGCGCACGTGAAGATGCTGTAGAGTTCTTTGCGAAGCTGGGCTTCGTCAACCAGGGTGAAATCACCGCGCCTCAAACCACACCGGTGCGTCACTTCCTGATGATTAAACCGGTGGTCACGCTGGATGACATACTGCATCGCGCCGATTGGTGTGGGCAATTACAGCAGGCCTGGTATGAACACATCCCGCTCAGTGAAAAAATGGGGGTGCGCATTCTGCAATATACCGGGCAGAAGTTTGTCACCACCATGCCCGAAACGGGCAACCAAAACCCTCACCACACGCTGTTCGCCGGTAGCCTGTTCTCGCTGGCCACACTCACAGGGTGGGGGCTTATCTGGCTGCTGCTGCGCGAGCGTCACCTTGGCGGCACCATCATCCTGGCGGATGCGCATATTCGTTACAGCAAGCCCATCAGTGGCCGTCCGGGTGCGATTGCCGATCTCGGCTCATTGAGCGGCGATCTCGATCGTCTGGCGCGTGGCCGTAAAGCGCGTGTGCAGATGGAAGTGGAACTGTTTGGTGATGATGAGTTAGGTGCGGTGTTTGAAGGGGTGTATATCGTGCTCCCCGCCGATGCGGATGGTGCGTTAGAAGAGGGCGGTTCCGGCGCACGGATCAATTAA
- a CDS encoding AsmA family protein: MKFLGKFFLTLLLLILLGLVVLYVMLQTQWGAGWFSRWVSDKTAWHLSLSKIEHNFSSPSHIILDDFSFGHDGQPAVLVAKRVDLGLALVQFSDWLHFDSIEVRDGEINLANQTPDTTLPIQANRLQLNNVRIDSPHSTLPMMAQRVNGGIVPWKPTPTDMLGSDAQFQMSAGVMTLNGVPGNNVLLQGSVNQRRLVLTNIGADLARGSMTGNAERDAQGNWQIDQLRLNDIRLQTHQNLSDFLNPLRDVPSVSINRLDMTDARLQGPDWAVTDLDLTLKNITLRGDDWQSDGGSLSMNAGNFINGGFELNDPIVNANFSAQGIELAQFSSRWANGVIRANGTWTRSDKRLTLDDLAIAGLEYTLPQNWRDRWQQALPSWLDSVLLKHATANRNLVIDINPAFPFQMTALDGSADNVLLARQHQWGVWSGKASFNAAEATFNRTDLRHPSITFNADDQQVQITEMSAFNGSGLLEGTANVGQDAQRALTLNLKGQAVPANVLQNWGWPALPLSGNSNLLLQLKGSLSANAPLRPSVEGNLSVTTDSQSVQQTMRGGQVQ; encoded by the coding sequence ATGAAATTTTTAGGCAAGTTTTTCCTTACCTTACTGCTGCTGATTCTGCTTGGGCTGGTGGTCCTGTATGTCATGCTGCAGACCCAGTGGGGCGCAGGCTGGTTTAGCCGTTGGGTAAGCGATAAAACCGCCTGGCACCTGTCGCTGAGCAAGATTGAGCACAACTTCTCTTCGCCTTCACACATCATCCTCGATGACTTCAGCTTCGGCCATGATGGCCAACCGGCGGTGCTGGTTGCCAAGCGCGTCGATCTGGGTCTGGCGCTGGTGCAATTCAGCGACTGGCTACATTTTGACAGCATTGAAGTACGCGATGGCGAAATCAACCTTGCCAATCAAACACCGGATACCACGCTGCCGATCCAGGCTAACCGCCTGCAGCTGAATAATGTACGCATTGATAGCCCACACAGCACGCTGCCGATGATGGCTCAGCGTGTAAACGGTGGGATTGTGCCGTGGAAACCGACGCCGACAGACATGTTGGGCAGTGATGCTCAGTTTCAGATGAGTGCTGGCGTCATGACGTTGAATGGCGTGCCCGGCAACAATGTGCTGCTGCAAGGCAGCGTTAATCAGCGGCGTTTAGTACTCACCAACATTGGCGCGGACCTCGCGCGCGGTTCGATGACCGGCAACGCTGAGCGCGATGCCCAGGGCAACTGGCAGATTGATCAGCTACGCCTCAACGATATCCGTTTGCAGACCCATCAAAACCTGAGCGATTTCCTCAATCCGTTACGTGATGTGCCTTCCGTTAGCATTAATCGGCTGGATATGACGGATGCACGACTGCAAGGCCCGGATTGGGCGGTGACCGATCTCGATTTGACCCTGAAGAACATCACGCTACGCGGTGATGACTGGCAGAGCGATGGCGGCTCACTGTCGATGAACGCCGGTAACTTTATCAACGGCGGCTTTGAGCTGAACGACCCGATTGTGAATGCCAATTTCTCAGCGCAAGGCATTGAGTTGGCACAGTTCAGTTCACGCTGGGCAAACGGGGTGATCCGCGCTAACGGCACCTGGACGCGCAGCGATAAGCGTTTGACGCTTGATGACTTAGCGATTGCCGGGCTGGAATATACCTTGCCACAGAACTGGCGCGATCGCTGGCAGCAGGCGTTACCCTCCTGGCTGGACAGCGTATTGTTGAAACACGCGACGGCAAACCGCAATCTGGTGATCGATATTAATCCCGCCTTCCCGTTCCAGATGACAGCGCTGGATGGCAGTGCCGATAACGTTCTACTGGCGCGCCAGCATCAGTGGGGCGTCTGGAGCGGCAAAGCGAGTTTCAATGCGGCGGAAGCCACCTTTAACCGCACCGATCTGCGCCATCCATCCATCACTTTCAATGCTGACGATCAACAGGTTCAGATCACTGAAATGAGTGCCTTTAACGGCAGCGGTTTGCTGGAAGGCACCGCGAACGTCGGGCAGGATGCACAGCGTGCATTAACGCTGAATCTAAAAGGCCAGGCGGTGCCCGCCAATGTGTTGCAAAACTGGGGCTGGCCAGCCTTGCCGCTCAGCGGTAACAGCAATCTGCTGTTGCAACTGAAGGGATCGCTGAGCGCTAATGCGCCGCTGCGTCCGAGCGTGGAGGGGAATTTGTCCGTGACTACTGATTCACAATCGGTGCAGCAGACGATGCGAGGCGGGCAGGTTCAGTAA